In Gammaproteobacteria bacterium, a genomic segment contains:
- the prmC gene encoding peptide chain release factor N(5)-glutamine methyltransferase, with translation MPVTTVQQALLRAAAQLAESESPKLDAEVLLRHVTGLNATTLITQADTGLNETQLASYQDVVARRAAGEPVAYITGAREFWTINLLVNRHTLVPRPETELVVESVLERVDTDSVARIADLGTGSGAIAIAVKVERPKCAIVACDSSKDALEVASTNAKHNNTDISFVQSHWFDQLAQQRFHIIATNPPYVAQGDPHLRQGDLRFEPATALSSGIDGLDDIREIVSNAPDHLLDNGWLILEHGYDQGESVRTLLTEHGFSNISTRRDLAGHERVTQGQLVHNR, from the coding sequence ATGCCAGTAACCACTGTTCAACAGGCCCTGCTCCGGGCAGCCGCACAACTGGCCGAAAGCGAAAGCCCCAAACTGGACGCGGAAGTATTGCTGCGCCATGTCACTGGTCTGAATGCCACGACATTAATCACGCAAGCCGATACCGGGCTGAATGAAACGCAACTGGCCTCATACCAGGATGTTGTTGCCCGTCGAGCCGCCGGGGAACCTGTCGCCTATATCACCGGTGCACGTGAATTCTGGACCATCAACCTGCTGGTCAACCGGCATACGCTGGTGCCTCGGCCGGAAACCGAACTTGTCGTCGAAAGTGTGCTGGAACGCGTTGACACCGACAGCGTTGCCAGGATAGCCGACCTGGGTACCGGCAGCGGCGCCATTGCCATTGCCGTCAAAGTCGAGCGACCGAAATGCGCTATCGTTGCCTGTGACAGTTCTAAGGATGCGCTTGAAGTAGCCAGCACCAACGCCAAACACAACAACACCGACATATCCTTCGTGCAAAGTCACTGGTTCGATCAACTTGCGCAACAGCGTTTTCATATTATCGCAACTAACCCGCCCTATGTTGCCCAGGGTGACCCACATTTACGGCAAGGCGATCTTCGCTTTGAGCCGGCAACGGCATTGTCTTCAGGTATCGATGGCCTCGACGATATTCGGGAAATCGTTAGCAACGCTCCGGATCACCTGCTGGATAACGGCTGGCTGATTCTGGAACATGGTTATGATCAGGGTGAAAGCGTCCGCACACTGCTGACTGAACATGGCTTCAGCAATATCTCAACGCGACGAGACCTGGCCGGGCACGAGCGCGTTACCCAGGGACAGCTTGTTCACAATCGTTAG
- a CDS encoding L-serine ammonia-lyase, producing MFISVLELFKIGIGPSSSHTLGPMVAARQFLASLDHDGRIQQLAAPRIRCTLKGSLAFTGKGHSTDRAIALGLHGYEPTQLLERDIDALVTELWQADSVSIGDNVRVGFDPSKDIIFDTGEPLPEHPNGMIFDLVDDHGDAILSKIFFSIGGGFIVTGDEIGSLEAPLKMESATACTYPFDSATTMLSMAEQNNKSIAAMKTVNELDYISVEQLQHGLDAIWASMCACIEKGLIADGVLPGGLNVSRRAGNLYKQLQQDAAGVTVNDWLCAYAMAVNEENAAGNMVVTAPTNGAAGIIPAVLYYMVRHENADREKVHEFLLTAAAIGGIIKHRSSISGAEVGCQGEVGSASAMAAAGLCAIRGGTPQQVENAAEIALEHHLGMTCDPVRGLVQVPCIERNGFGAIKAFTAASLAMRGSGQHFMPLDSCIAAMKQTGLEMSHKYKETSLGGLAVSLTEC from the coding sequence ATGTTCATTAGTGTTCTGGAATTATTCAAGATTGGCATTGGTCCATCCAGTTCCCATACGCTGGGTCCCATGGTGGCGGCCAGGCAGTTCCTGGCTTCCCTGGATCACGACGGACGCATTCAGCAGCTCGCTGCACCCCGGATACGGTGTACGCTAAAGGGCTCGCTGGCGTTTACCGGCAAAGGACACTCGACGGATCGTGCCATTGCGCTTGGGTTGCATGGCTATGAGCCGACCCAGTTGCTTGAGCGTGATATTGATGCCCTGGTAACGGAGCTCTGGCAAGCCGATTCCGTATCAATCGGCGACAATGTCCGGGTTGGTTTTGATCCTTCAAAAGACATTATATTTGATACGGGCGAGCCATTGCCGGAGCATCCGAATGGCATGATATTCGATCTGGTTGACGACCATGGTGACGCCATTCTTTCAAAGATCTTTTTTTCCATTGGTGGTGGTTTTATTGTTACCGGTGATGAAATCGGAAGCCTTGAAGCCCCGCTCAAGATGGAATCCGCGACCGCGTGCACCTATCCTTTTGATTCCGCCACCACCATGTTGAGTATGGCGGAGCAGAACAACAAATCCATTGCCGCGATGAAAACGGTTAATGAACTGGATTATATATCTGTAGAGCAACTGCAGCACGGGCTGGATGCCATATGGGCTTCCATGTGTGCCTGTATCGAGAAAGGATTGATTGCTGATGGCGTCTTGCCAGGCGGGCTTAATGTTTCTCGCAGAGCCGGGAATCTATACAAACAGTTGCAGCAGGATGCTGCCGGTGTAACTGTTAATGACTGGTTGTGCGCCTATGCCATGGCGGTGAACGAGGAAAATGCGGCAGGCAACATGGTGGTTACAGCGCCGACTAATGGAGCTGCCGGTATCATACCGGCGGTGCTTTATTATATGGTCAGGCATGAAAATGCGGATCGGGAAAAAGTGCACGAGTTCCTGCTGACCGCTGCTGCTATTGGCGGCATTATCAAGCATCGCAGTTCCATTTCCGGAGCCGAGGTTGGCTGCCAGGGCGAAGTGGGCTCGGCGTCGGCCATGGCGGCGGCCGGGCTTTGCGCGATTCGCGGCGGTACGCCACAGCAGGTGGAGAATGCAGCCGAAATTGCGCTGGAGCACCATCTTGGCATGACCTGTGATCCTGTCCGCGGCCTGGTACAGGTACCGTGTATAGAGCGTAATGGTTTCGGGGCGATCAAGGCGTTTACTGCAGCATCACTGGCGATGAGAGGAAGCGGTCAACATTTTATGCCGCTCGACAGTTGTATTGCCGCGATGAAACAAACCGGCCTGGAAATGTCGCATAAGTACAAGGAAACGTCACTAGGTGGACTTGCTGTCAGTCTTACAGAGTGTTGA
- a CDS encoding molybdopterin-synthase adenylyltransferase MoeB, whose protein sequence is MEDTQLLRYGRQIMLPQIDITGQERLLSSTVLVIGLGGLGSPVALYLAAAGIGHLVLADHDKVELSNLQRQLLHGTADLGKYKTDSAVNTLTGINPEITLQPITLKLEDGALDEAISKVDVVVDGCDNFNTRFAVNRACVRHHKPLVSGAVIRFEGQVSVFDSRNAASPCYHCLYPEQGEHRETCSETGVLAPAAGIIGSIQAAETIKVLLGIGEPLVGRVLVLDALTMELRQIRLKKDTACPVCSQA, encoded by the coding sequence ATGGAAGATACGCAACTGCTTCGTTATGGTCGCCAGATCATGTTGCCACAGATCGATATTACCGGCCAGGAAAGGCTGTTGTCATCCACGGTTCTGGTTATTGGTCTTGGTGGACTGGGCTCGCCGGTTGCACTCTACCTTGCTGCTGCCGGTATCGGGCATCTTGTACTGGCTGACCACGACAAGGTCGAACTCTCAAACCTGCAAAGACAGCTGTTACACGGCACCGCCGATCTCGGCAAATACAAGACTGACTCGGCAGTCAACACATTGACCGGCATTAATCCTGAAATCACGCTGCAGCCGATAACACTAAAACTTGAAGACGGCGCGCTTGATGAAGCTATCAGCAAGGTCGATGTTGTAGTCGACGGTTGTGACAATTTCAACACTCGCTTTGCCGTGAACCGTGCCTGCGTCAGGCATCACAAACCGCTGGTATCTGGTGCAGTTATCCGTTTTGAGGGGCAGGTCAGTGTTTTTGATTCGCGCAATGCAGCAAGCCCGTGTTATCACTGCCTGTATCCTGAGCAGGGTGAACACCGCGAAACCTGCAGCGAAACCGGCGTTCTTGCTCCGGCAGCCGGTATCATTGGCAGCATCCAGGCCGCTGAGACCATCAAGGTGTTGTTGGGAATTGGCGAGCCCTTGGTCGGCCGGGTATTGGTCTTGGACGCGCTGACCATGGAGCTGCGACAAATCAGGCTGAAAAAGGATACTGCTTGCCCCGTTTGCAGCCAGGCCTGA
- the slmA gene encoding nucleoid occlusion factor SlmA — MPRPQKGERREQILQTLVRMLEEQQGRSITTATLAKEVGVSEAALYRHFSGKEEMFESLIVFVEEAIFTRVSMILEEQKTADARIQQIMLLVLGFADKNPGISRLLQGDALVGETPRLRDRMAQVHDRIETQLRQILREAGIDGVTRRSVTASARLLSAVLEGHIARFVRSGFRQSPLEGWNDQWEMLQETIFSAG; from the coding sequence ATGCCCAGACCGCAAAAAGGCGAAAGACGCGAACAGATACTGCAGACACTGGTACGCATGCTCGAAGAACAGCAGGGCAGATCCATTACCACTGCCACGCTGGCAAAAGAGGTTGGCGTATCCGAAGCAGCGCTGTACCGGCACTTCTCCGGCAAGGAGGAGATGTTTGAGTCATTGATAGTGTTTGTTGAGGAAGCGATTTTTACCCGGGTCAGCATGATCCTGGAAGAACAGAAGACTGCTGATGCGCGCATTCAGCAGATTATGCTGCTGGTACTGGGATTCGCTGACAAGAACCCGGGTATTAGCCGATTGTTGCAGGGTGATGCCCTGGTTGGCGAGACACCGCGTCTTCGTGACCGCATGGCACAGGTACATGACCGCATTGAAACCCAGTTGCGACAAATACTGCGCGAGGCCGGGATCGATGGTGTTACCCGGCGATCAGTTACGGCATCGGCAAGGTTATTGTCTGCAGTTCTCGAGGGCCATATAGCCCGCTTTGTTCGTTCCGGTTTTCGGCAGTCTCCACTGGAAGGCTGGAACGATCAGTGGGAGATGCTCCAGGAAACTATTTTCTCTGCCGGCTGA